From a single Candidatus Delongbacteria bacterium genomic region:
- a CDS encoding dihydrofolate reductase family protein, translating into MKLRVQCFSISLDGFGAGPDQSLENPLGVGGTRLHEWLFPTRFFKRMIGQEGGTTGPDNELAERGFHNVGAWILGRNMFGPVRGPWLDDSWKGWWGDNPTYHTPVFVLTHHPRESLVMQGGTVFHFVTTGIRDALDMAREAAGGKDVRLGGGVATIREYLRAGLVDELHLAQAPVLLGKGESLFDGLDLPALGYSCRASQATEGATHIFLDRTQPGAE; encoded by the coding sequence ATGAAACTGCGTGTTCAGTGCTTTTCGATCTCGCTCGACGGCTTCGGGGCGGGACCGGATCAGAGTCTTGAGAATCCGCTGGGAGTGGGGGGCACACGGTTGCATGAGTGGCTCTTTCCCACTCGCTTCTTCAAGCGGATGATCGGCCAGGAAGGCGGCACCACGGGCCCGGACAATGAACTGGCCGAGCGCGGGTTCCACAACGTGGGGGCCTGGATTCTGGGTCGCAACATGTTCGGACCGGTCCGTGGCCCCTGGCTGGACGACAGCTGGAAAGGCTGGTGGGGCGACAATCCGACGTACCACACGCCGGTCTTCGTGCTGACCCACCATCCACGGGAAAGCCTTGTGATGCAGGGCGGCACCGTGTTCCATTTCGTGACCACGGGCATTCGGGACGCACTGGACATGGCCCGTGAGGCGGCCGGCGGCAAGGATGTGCGGCTGGGGGGAGGTGTGGCCACCATCCGCGAGTACCTGCGCGCAGGTCTGGTGGACGAATTGCATCTGGCCCAGGCCCCCGTGCTGCTGGGCAAGGGTGAATCACTGTTCGACGGGCTGGACCTGCCCGCGCTGGGTTACAGCTGCCGGGCCAGCCAGGCCACGGAAGGGGCCACTCACATCTTTCTTGACCGGACGCAACCGGGAGCGGAATGA
- a CDS encoding polyphosphate kinase 2 family protein: protein MDRIDPSATPGIDDKDRAREELAGLTKRLIHRQQLLYADNRQALLVVLQAMDTGGKDGTIRKVFGPLNPQGVRVCSFKSPSSEELAHDFLWRIHANVPRKGMIRIFNRSHYEDVLVVRVHNLVPTEEVELRYSQINEFEHYLSQNGITILKFCLHIGKDEQKRRLESRLERPEKNWKFSSADLAERQHWGEYQLAYQKALGACSTPWAPWHVIPSDHKWHRDYCVARIVLEKLESMDLKFPDPQPGLDQIIIGD, encoded by the coding sequence ATGGACCGGATCGACCCGAGTGCGACACCAGGGATTGACGACAAGGACCGAGCACGGGAAGAACTGGCGGGATTGACCAAGCGCCTGATCCACCGTCAGCAGCTCCTCTATGCGGACAACCGTCAGGCTTTGTTGGTGGTGCTGCAGGCCATGGATACCGGGGGCAAGGATGGCACCATCCGCAAGGTGTTCGGACCGCTCAACCCCCAGGGCGTGCGGGTCTGCAGTTTCAAGTCACCGTCTTCGGAAGAACTGGCACACGATTTTCTCTGGCGGATCCACGCCAATGTGCCTCGCAAGGGCATGATCCGCATCTTCAATCGTTCGCACTACGAAGATGTGCTGGTGGTGCGCGTGCACAATCTTGTGCCCACCGAGGAAGTGGAGCTGCGCTATTCACAGATCAACGAATTCGAGCACTATCTGAGCCAGAACGGAATCACGATTCTCAAATTCTGCCTGCACATCGGCAAGGACGAACAGAAACGTCGGCTGGAATCCCGGCTGGAGCGACCCGAAAAGAACTGGAAGTTCAGTTCCGCCGATCTGGCTGAACGTCAACACTGGGGAGAATACCAGTTGGCCTACCAGAAGGCACTCGGTGCCTGCAGCACGCCCTGGGCTCCCTGGCATGTGATTCCTTCGGATCACAAGTGGCATCGTGATTACTGCGTGGCCCGGATCGTTCTCGAGAAACTGGAGTCCATGGACCTGAAGTTTCCCGATCCCCAGCCGGGGCTGGATCAGATCATCATCGGCGATTGA
- a CDS encoding SRPBCC domain-containing protein, with protein MRITVETRVAAPIGRVWKAYTTPADIVQWNAASDDWHTTAAEVDLRVGGAFSSRMEAKDGSFGFDFAGTYTAIEPERLIEYRFGERSARVEFIQGSGEVTVRVGFDGEDTHTEEQQRGGWQAILDNFRRHVLSLG; from the coding sequence ATGAGAATCACGGTGGAAACCCGGGTGGCCGCTCCCATCGGGCGGGTCTGGAAGGCGTACACGACTCCCGCGGACATCGTCCAGTGGAATGCCGCGTCCGATGACTGGCACACGACCGCCGCCGAGGTGGATCTGCGAGTGGGCGGAGCCTTTTCCTCGCGCATGGAAGCCAAGGACGGCAGCTTCGGCTTCGACTTTGCCGGCACCTACACGGCCATCGAGCCCGAGCGCCTGATCGAGTACCGCTTCGGCGAGCGCAGTGCACGGGTCGAGTTCATCCAGGGAAGCGGCGAGGTCACGGTGCGTGTCGGCTTTGATGGCGAGGATACCCACACCGAAGAGCAACAGCGCGGAGGCTGGCAGGCCATTCTGGACAACTTCAGGCGCCACGTGCTGTCACTGGGCTGA
- the ettA gene encoding energy-dependent translational throttle protein EttA, with translation MAENKIIFSMMGVGKIHKPDKRVLKNIWLSFYYGAKIGVLGLNGAGKSSLLKIIAGEDKDYEGEITAQKGLRFGYLHQEPQLTPGTTVLANVQEGMAVPVALLKEYNEISELFAEPDADYDALMERQGALQEKIDLLDAWDIDSKLEQAMDSLRCPPGDALVDTLSGGEKRRVALCRLLLSSPDVLLLDEPTNHLDAESVAWLEQFLARYPGTVLAVTHDRYFLDNVAGWILELDRGEGIPFEGNYSSWLEQKHSRLKVEEKQESKRQRMLARELDWVRMSPKARHAKGKARITAYEKLLEEDSEKYRDEIEIFIPPGPRLGSVVIEADRLTKGYGDTLLFENLSFSLPPGGIVGVIGPNGAGKSTLLRLITSQEAPDAGSFRVGETVVIGFVDQNRPMDPDATVWQVISGGQDTIDVGGRQVNSRAWVGRFNFGGTDQQKPVGVLSGGERGRVHLARTLREGANLLILDEPTNDLDVNTLRALEEGISNFAGCAVVVSHDRWFLDRIATHILAFEGDSQVIWFDGNYSEYEKNRHERLGTAADQPHRIKYRRLTR, from the coding sequence ATGGCAGAGAACAAGATCATCTTCTCGATGATGGGCGTGGGCAAGATCCACAAGCCCGACAAGCGTGTGCTCAAGAACATCTGGCTCTCGTTCTACTACGGCGCCAAGATCGGCGTGCTCGGACTGAACGGGGCCGGCAAGAGCAGCCTGCTCAAGATCATCGCGGGCGAAGACAAGGACTACGAGGGTGAGATCACGGCCCAGAAGGGCCTGCGCTTCGGCTACCTGCATCAGGAGCCTCAGCTGACTCCCGGGACCACCGTGCTCGCCAATGTACAGGAAGGCATGGCCGTGCCCGTGGCCCTGCTCAAGGAGTACAACGAGATCTCCGAACTGTTCGCCGAGCCCGATGCCGACTACGACGCCCTGATGGAACGCCAGGGCGCCCTCCAGGAAAAGATCGACCTGCTGGACGCCTGGGACATCGACAGCAAGCTGGAACAGGCGATGGATTCGCTGCGCTGCCCTCCCGGTGACGCTCTGGTCGACACGCTTTCCGGTGGTGAGAAACGCCGGGTGGCCCTCTGCCGCTTGCTGCTGTCATCCCCGGACGTGCTGCTGCTGGACGAGCCCACCAACCATCTGGACGCGGAAAGCGTGGCCTGGCTCGAGCAGTTCCTGGCGCGCTATCCGGGCACCGTGCTGGCCGTGACACACGATCGCTACTTCCTGGACAACGTGGCCGGCTGGATTCTGGAACTGGACCGCGGCGAGGGCATTCCCTTCGAAGGCAACTACAGCAGTTGGCTTGAGCAGAAACATTCGCGCCTGAAAGTGGAAGAGAAGCAGGAGAGCAAGCGCCAACGCATGCTGGCCCGCGAGCTGGACTGGGTGCGCATGTCGCCCAAGGCCCGCCATGCCAAGGGCAAGGCGCGCATCACGGCCTACGAGAAACTGCTCGAAGAGGACAGCGAGAAGTACCGTGACGAGATCGAGATCTTCATTCCGCCAGGTCCCCGGCTGGGCAGCGTGGTCATCGAGGCCGACAGGCTCACCAAGGGCTATGGGGACACCCTGCTCTTCGAGAACCTGAGTTTCAGCCTGCCGCCCGGTGGCATCGTGGGCGTGATCGGTCCCAATGGTGCGGGCAAGTCCACCCTCTTGCGGCTGATCACCTCGCAGGAAGCGCCGGACGCCGGCAGTTTCCGTGTGGGCGAGACGGTCGTGATCGGTTTCGTGGACCAGAATCGCCCGATGGATCCGGACGCCACGGTCTGGCAGGTGATTTCCGGCGGCCAGGATACCATTGACGTGGGCGGCCGCCAGGTCAACAGCCGCGCCTGGGTCGGGCGCTTCAACTTCGGCGGCACCGACCAGCAGAAGCCCGTGGGGGTGCTCTCCGGCGGCGAGCGCGGCCGTGTGCACCTTGCCCGTACCCTGCGCGAGGGCGCCAACCTGCTGATCCTTGACGAGCCCACCAACGACCTGGATGTGAACACGCTGCGCGCCCTGGAAGAGGGCATTTCCAATTTCGCCGGCTGCGCCGTGGTCGTGAGCCACGACCGCTGGTTCCTGGACCGCATCGCGACCCACATCCTGGCCTTCGAGGGTGACAGTCAGGTGATCTGGTTCGACGGCAATTACAGCGAGTACGAGAAGAACCGCCACGAACGCCTGGGCACGGCGGCCGACCAGCCGCATCGCATCAAGTATCGGAGGCTTACGCGCTAG
- a CDS encoding D-2-hydroxyacid dehydrogenase family protein, with protein sequence MERPVLVVLDDHEGEIAAAPAMQRLRSLAHVILLDHSPRPEDMCLLARAQVILAVRERTRIDAAFLAACPRLELLLQTGGHAYHIDLDAAGARGIPVALGRRVSTPARVIPELVFTLLLALVRRLEPTLQAMRAGQWPSVLGGSLHGRRLGILGHGRLGRPVARLAQAFGMEVFAWDRLGSQPVPDEYGVRFLPLDELLSHCDVITIHLRLSPESRALIGAEQLALMKPGALLINISRGAIVDQDALVDALSSGRLGGAGLDVFDTEPLSPTSPLRSMEQVLLTPHCGWMARDLFHEFVHIAADQLHAWLGAGLPAEELANPSLPGASPVYRRATNPDPHTGADS encoded by the coding sequence ATGGAGCGCCCTGTTCTGGTCGTGCTGGATGATCACGAAGGCGAAATCGCGGCTGCGCCTGCCATGCAGCGTCTGCGATCCCTGGCGCATGTGATACTTCTGGATCACTCGCCGCGCCCGGAAGACATGTGCTTGCTGGCCCGCGCGCAGGTGATTCTGGCTGTCCGCGAGCGCACGCGCATCGATGCGGCTTTCCTGGCGGCCTGTCCGCGCTTGGAACTGCTGCTGCAGACCGGCGGCCACGCCTATCACATCGATCTGGATGCCGCCGGTGCCCGCGGGATTCCGGTTGCGCTGGGGCGCCGCGTGAGCACACCGGCACGCGTGATCCCGGAATTGGTCTTCACCCTGCTGCTGGCGCTGGTGCGCCGACTGGAACCCACGCTGCAGGCCATGCGTGCCGGGCAGTGGCCGTCCGTCCTCGGCGGATCGTTGCATGGTCGCCGGCTCGGCATCCTCGGGCACGGTCGGCTGGGCCGGCCGGTGGCTCGACTGGCCCAGGCCTTCGGAATGGAGGTCTTCGCCTGGGATCGGCTGGGCAGCCAGCCCGTTCCGGACGAATACGGTGTGCGCTTCCTGCCCCTTGACGAGCTGCTCTCACACTGCGACGTGATCACGATACACCTGCGGCTCTCGCCGGAGTCCCGTGCGCTGATCGGAGCCGAGCAGCTGGCGCTGATGAAGCCCGGTGCCCTGCTGATCAACATCTCGCGCGGGGCGATCGTGGACCAGGATGCCCTGGTCGACGCGCTCAGCTCGGGCCGGCTGGGCGGGGCCGGGCTGGATGTGTTCGACACGGAACCGCTGTCGCCGACCAGTCCCCTGCGCTCCATGGAACAGGTGCTGCTGACACCCCATTGTGGGTGGATGGCCCGTGACCTGTTCCACGAATTCGTCCACATCGCCGCCGATCAGCTGCATGCCTGGCTGGGGGCCGGGTTGCCCGCCGAGGAACTGGCCAATCCTTCGCTGCCGGGTGCAAGCCCTGTGTATCGCCGTGCGACGAATCCAGACCCGCATACGGGGGCGGACTCGTGA
- a CDS encoding PAS domain S-box protein, with translation MSRPEDGLFETIFNQHSAVMLLVEPHSGRILKANRAAALFYGHSQAELGTLAIQDLNMLSPEEVMHERNRALDAHCNHFIFPHRLASGETRTVEVHSSPIEWGGSTVLFSIVHDVSARVAAEQNLLQSESRFRTFFDDAPDAIFVAGVEDGVIQDANLAATRLLGKDLRRIRGMHFTELHPPEQSAQSRQNFHEHSALSATSPGRSIEHEVLRDDGTRVPVEVSAHALEFKGQSLLYGIFRDISERRQLEQALVQSEERMRLAFDGTNDGLWDWDLRSDSVFYSAGWKRMLGHEAHEIPDRPEEWAKRVHPEDLERVNAELQRHLRGETEVYGCQYRLQHKDGSWRWVHGRGKVMERDPAGRPLRVVGTHKDITTRKQAEFEEQRLVADLEAALSRVKQLSGLIPICASCKKIRDDRGYWNQLESFIREHSEAEFSHDICPDCARRLYPDLYEDSGS, from the coding sequence ATGTCACGACCGGAAGACGGCCTCTTCGAGACCATCTTCAATCAGCACAGCGCCGTGATGCTGCTGGTAGAACCCCATTCGGGGCGGATTCTCAAGGCCAACCGGGCAGCCGCCCTCTTCTATGGCCACTCGCAGGCCGAACTGGGTACTCTTGCGATCCAGGACCTGAACATGCTGTCGCCCGAGGAGGTGATGCATGAACGGAACAGGGCGCTGGACGCACACTGCAACCACTTCATCTTTCCCCACCGGCTGGCCTCCGGAGAGACCCGCACGGTGGAAGTGCATTCCTCACCCATCGAATGGGGCGGAAGCACGGTGCTGTTCTCGATCGTGCACGATGTCTCCGCGCGGGTGGCCGCCGAACAGAATCTGCTGCAGAGCGAGAGCCGCTTCCGGACCTTCTTCGATGACGCGCCGGACGCGATCTTCGTGGCCGGCGTGGAGGACGGTGTGATCCAGGATGCCAATCTCGCGGCCACGCGCCTGCTGGGCAAGGACCTGCGGCGGATCCGGGGCATGCATTTCACCGAGCTGCATCCTCCGGAACAGAGCGCCCAGTCGCGGCAGAACTTTCACGAGCACTCCGCGCTGTCGGCGACCAGCCCCGGACGCTCGATCGAACACGAGGTGCTGCGCGACGACGGCACCCGGGTGCCGGTGGAAGTCTCGGCCCATGCCCTGGAATTCAAGGGACAGTCGCTGCTCTACGGCATCTTCCGGGACATCAGCGAGCGTCGCCAGCTGGAGCAGGCCCTGGTCCAGAGCGAAGAACGCATGCGACTGGCCTTCGACGGCACCAACGACGGGCTGTGGGACTGGGATCTGCGGAGCGATTCGGTGTTCTATTCGGCGGGCTGGAAGCGCATGCTGGGCCACGAAGCGCACGAGATTCCTGACCGCCCCGAGGAATGGGCGAAGCGCGTGCATCCCGAGGATCTCGAGCGGGTGAACGCGGAACTGCAGCGCCACCTGCGTGGCGAGACCGAGGTCTACGGCTGCCAGTACCGGCTGCAGCACAAGGATGGCAGCTGGCGCTGGGTGCACGGCCGGGGCAAGGTCATGGAACGGGATCCGGCTGGCCGGCCCTTGCGCGTGGTGGGCACACACAAGGACATCACCACCCGCAAGCAGGCCGAGTTCGAGGAGCAGCGTCTGGTGGCGGACCTGGAAGCGGCCCTGTCCAGGGTCAAGCAGCTCAGCGGCCTGATTCCGATCTGCGCCAGCTGCAAGAAGATCCGCGATGACCGAGGCTACTGGAACCAGCTGGAGAGTTTCATTCGTGAGCACTCGGAAGCGGAGTTCAGCCATGACATCTGTCCCGACTGCGCGCGGCGCCTGTATCCCGATCTGTACGAGGACTCCGGGTCCTGA
- a CDS encoding GNAT family N-acetyltransferase has product MSDIKMRESVPADWSSLLRVHDRARPLELLGSFPAEAFVPLAEDPEHEQLAQCTILVAEQDGQVIGFAAFEDSSLDWLYVDPDHHRCGVARLLLRACLERMQGAVGAIACANNAPALALYAREGFRIVDRF; this is encoded by the coding sequence GTGAGCGACATCAAAATGCGTGAGTCGGTTCCGGCGGACTGGTCCTCCCTGTTGCGTGTCCACGACCGTGCGCGTCCCCTGGAACTGCTCGGTTCCTTTCCCGCTGAAGCCTTTGTCCCCCTTGCCGAGGATCCCGAGCACGAGCAGCTGGCACAGTGCACCATCCTGGTCGCCGAGCAGGATGGGCAGGTGATCGGATTCGCCGCATTCGAAGACTCCAGCCTGGACTGGCTGTACGTGGATCCGGATCACCATCGATGCGGAGTGGCGCGTCTGCTGTTGCGTGCCTGTCTGGAGCGCATGCAGGGAGCCGTGGGGGCCATCGCCTGCGCCAACAATGCCCCCGCTCTGGCCCTGTATGCCCGCGAGGGCTTCCGGATCGTGGACCGATTCTAG
- a CDS encoding VOC family protein, producing MSRPEHDRRIDYIELPVKDIADSKRFYSSVFGWEFTDYGPEYTSFSDGRLAGGFFRADTVQPGGALLVIYARDLESLLATVRGNGAEITREIFAFPGGRRFHFRDPSGHELAVWSQ from the coding sequence ATGTCCCGACCCGAACACGACCGCCGCATTGACTACATCGAACTGCCCGTGAAGGACATCGCCGACAGCAAGCGCTTCTACTCAAGCGTGTTCGGTTGGGAATTCACGGACTACGGGCCCGAGTACACCAGCTTCAGCGATGGCCGACTGGCGGGAGGCTTCTTCAGGGCCGACACGGTCCAGCCCGGCGGAGCCCTGCTCGTGATCTACGCACGGGATCTTGAGAGCCTGCTGGCCACCGTCCGGGGCAACGGAGCTGAGATCACGCGCGAGATCTTCGCCTTTCCCGGTGGGCGGCGCTTCCATTTCCGTGATCCATCGGGTCACGAGCTGGCGGTCTGGTCCCAGTGA
- a CDS encoding ASCH domain-containing protein, protein MPVPPQHRPFWEAFLATRPDAEEARFYESFAFGDSERMAEELAQLVLAGIKRATAGAVWACEANGQRPPAPGDLSIVTDWAGHPLCVIETLHTETVPFREVSAEFAAVEGEGDGSLEYWREGHRAFFSWECARAGRTFSEEMLVVCERFRVVFGPESTSFATRDPGDR, encoded by the coding sequence ATGCCGGTTCCCCCGCAACACCGCCCATTCTGGGAGGCATTTCTTGCCACGCGACCCGATGCGGAGGAGGCACGTTTCTACGAGTCCTTCGCCTTCGGCGACAGCGAGCGCATGGCAGAGGAACTGGCCCAGCTGGTACTCGCGGGCATCAAACGCGCCACCGCCGGCGCGGTCTGGGCCTGTGAAGCCAACGGCCAGCGCCCGCCCGCTCCGGGCGACCTGAGCATCGTCACCGACTGGGCGGGCCACCCGCTTTGCGTGATCGAAACGCTGCACACGGAGACGGTGCCCTTCCGTGAGGTCAGCGCCGAGTTCGCCGCCGTGGAAGGCGAAGGCGATGGCTCGCTCGAGTATTGGCGTGAGGGACATCGGGCTTTCTTCAGCTGGGAATGCGCACGGGCCGGGCGCACATTCAGTGAGGAGATGCTGGTGGTCTGCGAGCGCTTCCGGGTGGTGTTCGGACCGGAGTCGACAAGCTTCGCCACCCGGGACCCGGGAGACAGATGA
- a CDS encoding mechanosensitive ion channel yields the protein MEQLMLKLQEWSALFGLKLVAALAILILGRLAARGLRSVVQRMMRKSGQMDETLVTFTSSLVYFGAMAFVIIASLGQLGVQTASFVALLGAAGLAVGLALQGSLSNFAAGVLLILFKPFKVGDYIEGGGMAGSVDEIGIFTTTLNSPDNKRIIVPNAAMTSSSIVNYSARDTRRVDLVAGVSYSDDLDLVKKVLAEILANDPRVLADPPPTIGVLELADSSVNLAVRPWVRTEDYWNVYFATQEAIKKTFDARGISIPFPQQDVHLHRMDA from the coding sequence ATGGAACAACTCATGCTCAAGCTTCAGGAATGGAGCGCACTCTTTGGATTGAAGCTGGTCGCGGCCCTCGCGATCCTGATTCTGGGCCGCCTCGCGGCCCGTGGTCTGCGCAGCGTGGTGCAGCGCATGATGCGCAAGAGCGGTCAGATGGATGAAACCCTGGTCACCTTCACGTCCAGTCTGGTCTATTTCGGCGCGATGGCCTTCGTCATCATCGCCTCTCTGGGGCAGCTTGGAGTGCAGACCGCCTCCTTCGTTGCCCTGCTGGGTGCCGCCGGCCTTGCGGTTGGTCTGGCCCTCCAGGGCTCGCTGTCGAATTTCGCCGCGGGAGTGCTGCTGATTCTGTTCAAGCCCTTCAAGGTGGGGGACTACATCGAAGGCGGGGGCATGGCGGGCAGCGTCGATGAAATCGGCATCTTCACCACCACGCTCAATTCTCCCGACAACAAGCGGATCATCGTGCCCAACGCGGCCATGACCTCCAGCAGCATCGTCAACTACAGCGCGCGTGACACACGCCGCGTGGATCTGGTGGCCGGTGTGAGTTACTCGGACGACCTGGATCTGGTCAAGAAGGTGCTGGCGGAGATTCTGGCCAACGACCCACGCGTGCTGGCGGATCCGCCGCCCACCATCGGCGTGCTCGAACTGGCCGACAGCAGCGTCAATCTGGCAGTGCGTCCCTGGGTGCGAACGGAAGACTACTGGAATGTCTACTTCGCCACTCAGGAAGCCATCAAGAAGACCTTTGATGCCCGGGGCATTTCCATTCCCTTTCCCCAGCAGGATGTGCACCTGCACCGGATGGACGCCTGA
- a CDS encoding GNAT family N-acetyltransferase: MPGNAPRIVRLDVADLERVARIPMAFVAHTLLDLVGDDTQGRLVERSLPQPFRKDYDAHPDEGPLSWPRQWSLERWGFLGVQLDTELIAACAIAFDTPGVEMLECRDDLAVLWDIRVAPDRQGTGVGRLLFHAASDWAREHGCRELKVETQNTNPAACAFYRAMGCRLRAAHRGVYADHPEEIQLIWNLEL, encoded by the coding sequence TTGCCTGGCAACGCCCCGCGAATCGTGCGGCTCGATGTGGCCGATCTGGAGCGCGTTGCCCGGATCCCGATGGCCTTCGTGGCTCACACGTTGCTGGACCTGGTCGGCGACGACACGCAAGGCCGACTGGTCGAACGGTCGCTCCCGCAGCCCTTCCGCAAGGACTATGATGCCCACCCCGATGAGGGCCCACTGTCCTGGCCGCGCCAGTGGTCACTGGAGCGCTGGGGATTCCTGGGAGTGCAGCTGGACACGGAGCTGATCGCCGCGTGTGCCATCGCCTTCGACACACCCGGAGTGGAGATGCTCGAGTGCCGCGATGATCTGGCCGTGCTCTGGGACATCAGGGTGGCCCCGGACCGGCAGGGGACGGGCGTGGGGCGTCTGCTCTTTCACGCGGCCAGCGACTGGGCGCGCGAGCACGGATGCCGCGAGCTGAAGGTGGAAACCCAGAACACCAATCCCGCGGCCTGCGCGTTCTACCGGGCCATGGGCTGTCGGCTCAGGGCCGCGCACCGGGGAGTCTACGCGGACCATCCGGAAGAGATCCAGCTGATCTGGAATCTGGAATTGTGA
- a CDS encoding SRPBCC domain-containing protein: MPSTIRPHRVYKALAERVWRAFLDPDAVARFMLLHGFTCTVHEQDDMVGGVFRMSFTKGEHCTRHLRPVTSVRQDLDPPSAARHTIHGGEHVRFQQPRRVISGTVQSQTRQFIQNGPDRPECDTRD, encoded by the coding sequence ATGCCCAGTACAATTCGTCCGCACCGCGTATACAAGGCACTCGCGGAACGAGTCTGGCGAGCCTTTCTCGACCCGGACGCAGTGGCCAGGTTCATGCTGCTTCACGGCTTCACCTGTACCGTGCATGAACAGGATGACATGGTCGGAGGAGTGTTCCGGATGTCCTTCACCAAAGGCGAGCATTGCACAAGGCACCTTCGACCGGTCACCAGCGTCAGACAGGATCTGGATCCACCAAGCGCTGCGCGCCACACAATCCATGGAGGAGAACATGTTCGATTCCAGCAGCCACGCCGGGTCATTTCCGGAACAGTTCAGAGTCAAACCCGGCAGTTCATTCAGAATGGACCGGATCGACCCGAGTGCGACACCAGGGATTGA